In the Planctomycetia bacterium genome, GGAGCGATCGGATCGCGCGAATAACCGAACGCGGTGAACACCGGCTCGCTCGTGAACGGTACGGGACCAGCAGCGTCGGCCGCGCTGATTTCGCCGTGCAAGTCAAGCGCTGCGCCGGCGGCGGCTACGGCCTGCTGAGCATTGAGCACCGGCGCGGCGCGCAGCGACGTCGCCGCATTGTTCAGACCTACGACGAAGCTGCTCCCCACATTGACGACGCGGCCGTCCGCAGTGACATTGATATTCAACGTGGCGTTGGCGACGCGCAGGCCGTCCAGCGTCTGCGCGAAGTAAATGTGCGTCACGCCGCTGAGGGCGTCGCTATACTCGTCGGTCACCACCGCCGTATCGATGTCCGACTGACTCAGACCGAGCGTGGGCGCATTCGCGCGCAGGTACGCCTTAGCGATCTGCAGCGGGTCGCCAGCCGTCGGGCCGGTCAGCAGGTCCCCGTCCAGTTTGCGCAAATGCAACTGTGGCGGAACAAAGAACGGTAGGTCCCGCTCGTGCTGCGGCGCCACTTCGTTCCAGCCCGCGCCCGCATTCGGCGGACTTACCGAGAGTAATTGCCTGGCCTCCAACGTCTCTAACACCGGACGCCGACTACGCCAATCTCTTCTGGTTCCGCCGTGATTTCTGCCGATATTGGAGAGTGTTGAGCGATTCCGCTGGATTCCCCGAGCGAATGGACCCGATGACTTCGGCACGGTTAGCTCCGTAGGTGATTGAGGGACGCTGCAGCTGAGCATTAGTTCGCCATCGCGGCGAAACTCTTGCGAATCTCATCCGTGCCAGTCCGCGAACCGCAATCCTTGCACTGGCGAAAGTGCCGTGAGTCTATTCGTGCGGCCAGCCGAACGCAAATTCAGGCGAAAGTTTCAACGGAATATAACGGCCGGCCAGGTGGACGAACGTGTCCGCTGCTACGATTCTCGGCCGGCGGAGAACTTTGGCTCGTTCGACCACGACGTGGAACTCGCGATTCGAACGGATTTCGGCACGGACACGGGTTGGCAGCGGCTTCTGCGAATAATGACGCGAGTACGACCGCCTAGAAGGCGCATCGCATTTGTGGGAAGGGTAGTCCTTCGACAATGGCCAAGGCCATCGCGTCGTTGAGTCAAAGGCGCGACACCTGCAGCTCGCAGACGCACAGCGCGCCGTCACGACGTTTCTAACCTGAGGAAAGCTGGTAGCACCGCTCGTGCGGCCATTTCCCGATCCACAAAACTGTAGCGTGACGGTTCTTCGCGCCCGCCTGCGTAGCGAATGCAAGGATTCGTCGGCAACAATTCGGTCTTGGCGCACGATCGCCACGCGATCGCAGAGGTTTTCCACTTCGCCGAGCGTGTGACTCGAAAAGAATACCGTGGCCCCGGCAATTGCCCGCTCCCGCAGGCAACGGGCCAACTCAGCCTACATCAGCGGGTCAAAACCGGACCTCGGTTCTTCCAAAATCAGCAGCCGTGGCCGGGCCAGCACGAGACCAAGTTTCTGGCGCGTGCCTTTGGACATTTTGCGTACGCTGACATTCATTTCCAATTGAAATCGCTCCGCGAGCGCGGCGCCTTCGGCACGCAAGTCGAGCCCGCGGATCTTCCCGACAATCGACAGGGCGGATTTCCCCGTCATCCAGGAATAGAGACGGAGGTCGCCGGGCAAGTAGCCGATGTCCCGTTTAATCTGTCGACTCTGTCGCCAACAGTCGAGCCCGAAGATCGAGGCGTTTCCGCCGCTGGGATTCAGGAAGCCGAGCAGGATCCGAATCGTGGTCGTCTTGCCAGCGCCATTCGGCCCCAGAAAGCCGAACGTTTCACCTTCACTTATTTCCAAGTCGACGGCGTCAATGCCGACACGACGGCCATAGTGCCGGGATAGTCGAGCCGTGCAGATGATGCTCACCGTAAAGTGCCTCGTTTGGTGGGCGATTGCGGTTCTGGCGATCTCGGGCGTTGCGTTCAAGGATCGCTGGCACCGATTCCTGTTTCTACGGAATTTGCGTCGCTCGCGCTCCTTGCCGCACCTTTTCATTCTTGCCCCGAAGCAGGTCGGCATCGACTTCAGGTGCCATTCGCCTCACGGACGTCGAAATTGAGTCGCTTATTGGCGCTATATGCCTTGATCCTCACCGCCTGCATTCTCCGCATCCTCCACGGGAAGAATGTTGCAAGTCTTGGTTCTCATGTCGAAATGCACGACGACCTTACCGAAGTCGAGCTGATGGAGTACCTCTTCGACGCGCCGCTCAACGGCGGAGTCGTCCGTGCCGTCGCGCGTGACGAATTCTTCGACGACGGCGCGGAGCGCGGAGGGTGACAGTTGTTTGTGGGGGACGCGCATCGAAAGTCTCCATACGACCTTCTGATCAAAATCGGATTATCGCCTCTTTGGCACCGTCGTGCCCAGTCGTCCGTGGCCCAGCTAGAAGCCCATGCCGGCACCAGTTCTCCAAACTCTGCGGACGGACCGGCCGGCGCCGACAATCCGTGGACGCGAGCATGCCGAGGCGAACAGGATCGGGAAGTGCACGATTGTCGACCTCGCGCTGAATCTGACATACTGGGCTGCAATTCTATCCCCTTGGCGTTTCTTGGCTGCGTACGACGCAAAATCATTGCGTTGAGCATTTGGATGCGATAACGTGGCGACGGTCAGGGAGGACGACTGTGGCAAATGGCGCATCGCCAGACGCTTGGGGCTGCGCCGCTCCACAGTTTACGGACCTTTTATCGCTTTAGTTGATTCTCAAGTAGCCCGGCCACGTTCGGACGTTTAGCCACATTGTCACGTCGCGCGTGATTTCGCATTCCGCATCGGCCCAAGGACTTTCTATGCCTCTCGCCAATCGCACCGGCGTCATTCGAAACCGTCGTGGACCAGACCAAAGCTCCTATCGCTCTCGGTTAGGCATGAACGGAACAACCTTGCGAATGGAGTCCCTGGAGACACGGGCACTTTTGAGTGTGCAGCCGCTTGGAATCACTGCGATTGAGGGGCCGCGGGTGCCCTTGAATTCGACGGTCATGGAGTGGGCCGTGAACCCACAAAACCGTCATCCGTATCTGCTGCTCGCGCAAAGCAATTGGACGAATGGTGAGGCGATGGCAAACGCCCTCGAAGGGCATTTGGCCACGATCAATAGCAATTCCGAGAACAACTGGGTGTGGGATACATTCGTCCCAACGCATCAAAATGGTCCACCCCCGTATGGTCGTCGGCTATTGTGGATTGGGCTCAACGATGCTGGGCAGGAGGGTGCCTACGAGTGGGCGGATGGGCAGGGGGCGGACTACACCAATTGGCAGCCAGATCAGCCGACCGGCGAAGGCGAAGATTTTGTTCAGATGGGCTATGGCGATTACAATGACTTCGACCCGACCTGGAATGATCTTGCCGATGTTTCATTTCAAGATCCGTTCCCGATGCATGGCGTGGTCGAGGTGCCATTCTCAGTCCGCCGGATTCCTGTACCGGAGTCCAGCACATTGGACTTCAAGCCGGAGCAATTGGCAATTGCGTTCAGTGGCGCTTTGTCCACGATCGGTGGGGCGACAGGTGCGGCAAGCGTCACCAATCCGGAGAACTGGCGGTTGACCCGCAATGGCGAGGACGCGTCACAACACCTAGCTCAAGTCACGCTGCTGCTCAATCAAACCTCAGATGAGTACGAAGCCGTCATCACTTTTGATGCGCCCCTGGATGCCGGCAGCTATCAGCTCACGGCTCTGGATTCAATTCGCGACGTCGATGGAGTTCCGATCGACGGCGATTCCGATGGACATCTGGGGGGCGACTTCTCGCGCGCGTTTTCTGTGTTTCCACAGTATTCGAACGTCGAGGTATTCGTCGCCTCCGGACTGATTCCACTTGCTGAACCACCATTCGTGCAATGGCACAGTGGCGACGGCGGAAACGACCATGCGTATGAGTTTGTCGCGGACACGTTAGACTGGCACGATGCCAATGCAGATGCGACGACGCGCGAACGACCGATGGGATTCACGAACGGGCATTTGGCAACGATTTCCAGTGCTGCCGAGAACGGTTTTTTTGGGGCAGCACTGCCACACTCACAGGCGTTGATTGGCTTTACGGACGAAGCTCGTGAGGGTGAATGGCGGTGGATCGATGATACGGATGGGATTTGGCAGGATCCGAATGAATTCGCGGCGCCAATTCAGACGGCCTACACGGCTTGGGGGCATAACCAGCCAAGCAGCGACGAAGGCAGTGGGGGAGAGGATTTTGCACACATTCACTACAGCCAGGTAGGCGATTGGAACGACGTCGACGATGCAGTTTTTCCGTACTTGGTCGAGTATGATCCGTTGCCTGTTTTGTTGGCGCCTGATCCGATCAGCGAAGCCGAACATCTATCGTTCGACGTCCCTCAGTTGGTCGTATCGTTCAGTGAGGAACTTGATACGGCGGCCGGAAGCCTCAACCCACATAGTCCCACTAATCTGGCAAACTGGACGTTGTCGAGAAACGGCGTCGACGTCAGCAGTCGCATTGCGGCGATCGACTGGCTCTTCAACCCCGACAGGAATCGCTACGAGGCGGTGCTGTCACTCGACGCGCCCCTCGGCGCCGGTGCCTACTTGCTCACCGCCCGGGACGGAATCCACGATTTGGCCGGCAACGCACTCGACGGTGACTACGACGGCGAGCCAGGTGGCGACTTCACGCGCACATTCTACATTGGCAATGCATCACCGAGTGCCGACGCCGGGGGCCCCTACGCAATCGCCGAGGGTGAATCACTTCAGCTTGATGCGAGCGGAAGCACCGACCCTGACGAGGGCCAGGCGCTGATTTACTCCTGGGACTTGAACGGCGACGGTGACTACAGCGACGCCAGCGGAGTCGGCCCATTGTTATCGTGGGCCGAGTTGACTGCATTGGGCATTGCGGACGTCGGCACATATGCCCTTCGACTGCGCGTAACGGATGACGCGGGGGCAGCGAGCGACGCCGACACGACGGTGACGATCACGAACGCGGCCCCGTCAAACCTGCAACTTGACCCGCTGGAGGCCTATCTCGAAGGCAGTGAGGTGGTGCTCACGGGACGATTCGACGATCCCGGACAGGGGGACTCGCACACCGTTTCGATCGATTGGGGAGATGGCCAGACGACTGCCTTGCCGGTGGCGCTCGGAGCCCGCAATTTCTCGGTCGCGCACTCCTACCTGGACAATAACCCGGCCGGCTATTTTACCGCCCAGGTGACTGTCAGCGACGACGACGGCGGCGAGACGACCGCCAGCCAAGACATCTTCATCAGTAACGCCGACCCGACGATCGTCGACTTGATCGCCACTCCCAACGCTGTGGATGAAGGCAGCACGGTGACCGTGACCGGGCGGATTGCTGACCCAAGCTTCGACGTGCTGAATGGCCTCACGGCGCGCTACGACTTCAACGGCGACGTAGCCGACTTGAGCGGTTTTGGCAATGACGGGACGGTTTTCGGTCCGGTTCCAACCGCCGATCGCTTTGGGATTCCGGACGGCGCCTTTTTATTCGACGGCGAGGATGACTACATTCAGCTACCGGAAAGCAGCGCCTTCGACTCCACTGACTATTCCGTCAGCCTTTGGTTCCGCGCGGAATCGACGCCCGCGCAGGCGGGAATGCTGATCTCTAAAGGCCAGAACAACGTCGAGATTCACACCGCGGGCCACACCGGCGCAACCTCGATGACGTTCTTGCCGCGGTATGGTGGCGGCCAGGATTGGCACACCGAAACAGATGCGTACGCGCTTCACGAGTGGACGCATGTGGTGGCAGTGTATCGTTCCGCAACGGAAGTCCGCTTTTATGTGAATGGGGCTGAAGTGCCGTTGTTCGGGCCGACTGTTGCGGAAAATGCTCCTGACAATCCCCTCCACGCCCGCTTGGGAATGCGCACGGACAACACGCTCGCGTTCCACGGCGCGATCGACGACGTGCGGATTTACAGTCGAGCGCTGAGCACGTCTGAAGCGGCGGGGTTGTTTACTTTGGTCCCATCAGTGGACACCCATAGCGTTGTGATCGACTGGGGGCACGGCACGACCTCGGATGCGGTCGTTGATGCCGTTGCACACACCTTCACCGCGACGCACATGTACCTCGACGACGACCCCAGTGGGACGCCGGCGGATGTGTATACAATCTCCGCAACCGTGAACGATGATGATGGCGGCAGCGGCGCGGCCGCGACCGACGTGACCGTGGCCAATGTCGCGCCGACTGTGGCGATCACGGCGATTCCGATCGTCATTAACGTCGGTCAGCCGTTCACGCTGCAAGCGCTGGCCGACGACCCCGGCAAGCTGGATACGATTGCCTTCCACTGGCAGGTCACGCGAAACGGACAGTCAGTCGCCGTGGGGGCAGGCGAGTCGTTCACGTTCACGCCGTTGGAGTCGACGGCCTATCTTTTCACGCTCACCGGTGTCGATGATGACGGTGGAATCGGTACAGCGCAAAGTGTTCTCGAAGCCGGACCTTGCGCGCTGCCAGGCGATACGAACGGCGACTGCTCCGTCGGCGTGGTCGATCTGAACAACGTCCGAAATCACTTCGGCGAAACGGGGCTGGGGGTTGTGGATCTGTCGTTCAACGCCCCAGCGCCGGGCACGCTCCTGGATAAGGATAGCGTGGGGACTGGCTTCACGCACCGCTTGCCGGGTACCGGAGACAACCTGCCGGTGACCGATCCAAACATGGACCTGGAGCCAGGGATCAACGGAAGATTGCTGCTCAAAAGTACGCAATCAAACGCTAACGGGGGGCTGAACCTGGCAGTATTGGAAGCGCCAGGCGTGTTCCAAGAAGGGATTGCGCAAGACGACTTGAATCTGACGGCGACCTTCCGGAACGTACAAGTGCCGAACAGCGGTGACAACCTGACGCTGTATGCCGGCACGGCGTGGGATAACGCCGTGCGCGTCGGCTTTCATGATTCGAACGTCTACCACCTCGCCATCAATCGCGGCGGCGTCGACGAGATTCTCTATTCAACGGCGATTAACGCCTTCGCGCCTGGTGATGATGTTACTCTCACCTTGTCGCGTCGCGCAGGGAAGTGGTCTGTGTCATGGCAGAATCAGGCGCACCCGGTCGCGAGTGGCGAGTCGCCATCATTCGAATTGCCGTGGTTGAACGTCGAATCGAACCTGTACTTGGGGGTCCAGCATGCCAGCCCGACCACCGCGGTTCAGCAAACCGCCACAATCGACAGCTTCACGCTCGACATTTTGCGGCCAATTCCTGGGGATTCCAACGGCGACTTCATCGTCGACTTGAACGACCTGAATGCGGTGCGGAACAACTTTGGGACGAGCTTCCCGTCGCCGCAGGCCGGCTTTAGCGTCGCGGGTCCGCCAAGAGTGACCGCGGTTGAAGCCAACAGGGTTCAAGTTCAGCGCGACGCGACCGACGCGGTTTTTGCCCGTATGGCGACGGACGCGATGCAATCGGGCTGGATGGACGCTGGCTTGGAGCGGTTAGCTTTCCCGGCCCAGCGACGAGGGAAGTTGCGTCGGTAGAGAAGCAAAGGCCGAGGTGCCATACAACTGGCCGGCGGTATCGAGTGCGAGTTGTTCGGAATTTGATTTGCGCGGCAGCGAACGTGGTTGCATCGGAACGCGCCTCATGGATATTAGGGCCAAAATTAGTGCGAAACGATCGTGTACTTGCTTGCCATGCTGAGCGAGATCGAGCGAAAATGAAGACTAGTGAAGTCGATTCCATTGGACGGCAACTGAAAGGTTATTGTGGATGACATGCAATAGGTTGCCGAGCGTAGAATTCGACGAGGCATTTCGGCGGTTGACAGGGAATGCTCCGTTTCCCTGGCAATGTTCACTCTATAACGAGTGGTTTTTGCATGGCAAGATTCCGTCTGGCTGCGATATCCCCACCGGATTGGGCAAGACGAGCGTGATCGCTGTGTGGCTGATTGCATTGGCCAACGGGGCAAATCTGCCGCGGCGCCTGGTGTATATTGTGAATCGCCGTACCGTGGTTGATCAAACGACGACCGAGGTGGAGAAGCTTCGCGCCAAGATCGTTGAAAGTGAGCTCGACGTCGGACTCAGAGCGCTATGCGGGGTTCCGTTACCTGATAAGGAGCCACCGCTGGCCATCAGCACTCTGCGCGGCCAATTCGCCGACAATCGCGAATGGTCCGCTGACCCCTCGCGTCCAGCGGTGATTTGCGGCACGGTGGACATGATCGGTTCACGGTTGCTGTTCAGCGGTTACGGCGTGGGCTTCAAGGGGAGGCCGCTGCATGCGGGCTTTCTCGGCCAGGATGTGCTGTACGCACATGACGAGGCGCATCTGGAGCCGGCGTTTCAGCACTTGTTGACTGCCATCAAGAAAGAACAAGGTCGCTGTAGGGATTGCTCGCCGTTCCACGTCATGGAACTCTCGGCGACCTCGCGCGGAGAGGACTCGAGCGTGCAGGAAGCGATCTTTCGGCTAACCGACGAAGAACGGAGTCCGCCGAAGCTGTTACCCGATGATCCCACAGAGCCGATCCATTGCGCCTGGCACCGCTTAAGGGCGACCAAGTCGCTGGCGTTGCATCGAATCGAGGACGAAAAGAAGGAGCTGGCGGACAAAATCGCGCAGTTGGCGATTGAGCACACGGTATCCGGGTCCGCTGTATTGATCTTCGTGCGAACGCTCGATGACGTGAAAAAGGTTTACGAAAAGCTGACCGCAAAGGGCTCCGGCATCGACGCGAATCATGTCCAGACGCTGACCGGAACAATGCGCGGTTGGGAGCGCGATCGCATGGCGGACCCGCGCCGAAGCGATGCGTCTCCCGTGTTCGCCCGGTTCCTTAAGCCGCCAAGAAAAGACGCTCCGGAGGAAGAGCAATGGCGGATCGAACCGATCGGTAGCGCGGTGTACCTGATTTGCACGAGCGCGGGCGAAGTGGGGGTCAATCTCTCGGCCGACCACATGGCCTGCGACCTGTCCACCTTCGAGAGCATGACTCAACGGTTCGGGCGCGTAAACCGGTTCGGCAATCGCAAAGATACGCGCATTGACGTGGTTTATCCGGCCACCTTCGACGACAAGCATCCGCTCACGCCAGCTCGCCGGGCCACGAAGGAACTTCTGGAACGCCTGAACTGCGACGCTAGCCCACTGACTTTGAGCAACCTCGACGCCAAGCAACGCCAAGGCGCCTTTGCGCCGAAACCTATGATCCTGCCCGCCACCGAAACCCTTTTTGACGCCTGGGCGCTGACCAGTATCCGGGGCAAGATGCCCGGGCGCCCGGAGGTGGCGGATTATTTACATGGGATCGCGGAGTGGGAACCGCCGCGAACCCGAGTCGCGTGGCGGGAGGAGGTTAATCTCGTCGTCGGTGATCGGCTCGAACGCTATGAGCCCATAGACTTGTTGGACGAGTACGCCCTTCTCCCCCGCGAGTTGCTCAGCGATGCTAGTGAGCGAGTGCTGAGGGAACTCGATGCGATGCGCGACCGCTTGTTGGGGGCTGTGTATCCGGTGTGGCTGGTCAACGATAGTGGCGAAGTCGAGGTGCTGACGCTCGAAAAGCTGCTTTCGGTGGACAAGAAGCAAGCGACCGCTCGCATCAAGGACCGTACGTTGTTGCTACCTCCTTCCGCTGGAGGATTGTCTTCCAGCGGTATTCTGGATGGCGCATCACCACACGCTTACGACGTGGCTGACAAGTCCAATGGGGACGATGACGACCGCATTCGCGTGTTGTCCGATGACGCGGGCTACGACACGAAGACCAAAGGGATGCGCCGCGTGCTAAGCGTCGAACTGGACCTCGGCGGGGAGGGCGACGAGCCCCGCGCATGGGACTGGTTCAAACGCAGGCCGCTGGAAGGCGGGCGCACCGCTCAGCGGCCGGTGCGATGGGACGTGCATGTGAAGGACGTAGTGGACCATTGCGATTTTATCTTGGGGCGGCTCAAACTGCCAACGGACATCAAGCAGGCCATCCATATTGCGGCTAGGCTACATGATCACGGCAAGCGGCGCGAGCAGTTTCAGTTCGGGCTGGGCAATCGCAATTATCCGGAACGAGTGCTGGCTAAGTCGGGGGGCGCCGCAGTGCGATTTCCGGAGACGTATCGTCACGAGTTCGGCTCCATCATTGACGCAGCCGAGGAGGCCGAATTTCAAGCCCTCACCACGGAATTGCAGGACCTCGTGCTGCACTTGATCGCCGCGCATCACGGTCGAGCCCGGCCGCACTTCCCTCTGGACGAGGCGTACGACCCGGACCACCGCCCGATCATCAGTGACGCCGTGGCCACCGAGGTTCCCCGTCGATTCGCGCGGCTGCAGCGCCGCTATGGCCGCTGGGGCCTCGCGTATTTGGAATCACTGCTCCGCGCCGCCGACTGGGCCGCCAGCGCCGAACCATCGGAGTTCGAGTCACAATCCGAGCGGCAAATGCAGGAGGTAGCGCCATGACCAACTATCCGGAACCGGCATGGTGGGTCAGCGTAGACGTGACCAACCCTGGGCAATTCTTCGCCTGCTGCGGACTGTTGGAAATGGCGGACCGGCTTTGGCCTGGAGCGGAGGGGTGGTTTGAGAATGATGCGAGGTTGTTCCACGTTGCTTGCGGTGGAACGCTGCCCACGCTCGTCGACGCCATCGCCAACGCCGTTCTTGTGCATTCCAACAAAGCAGATCCATACTCATCGCCGCTGGTTATCGCTAACCCG is a window encoding:
- a CDS encoding ABC transporter ATP-binding protein; protein product: MSIICTARLSRHYGRRVGIDAVDLEISEGETFGFLGPNGAGKTTTIRILLGFLNPSGGNASIFGLDCWRQSRQIKRDIGYLPGDLRLYSWMTGKSALSIVGKIRGLDLRAEGAALAERFQLEMNVSVRKMSKGTRQKLGLVLARPRLLILEEPRSGFDPLM
- a CDS encoding YheU family protein, with product MRVPHKQLSPSALRAVVEEFVTRDGTDDSAVERRVEEVLHQLDFGKVVVHFDMRTKTCNILPVEDAENAGGEDQGI
- a CDS encoding LamG-like jellyroll fold domain-containing protein encodes the protein MNPQNRHPYLLLAQSNWTNGEAMANALEGHLATINSNSENNWVWDTFVPTHQNGPPPYGRRLLWIGLNDAGQEGAYEWADGQGADYTNWQPDQPTGEGEDFVQMGYGDYNDFDPTWNDLADVSFQDPFPMHGVVEVPFSVRRIPVPESSTLDFKPEQLAIAFSGALSTIGGATGAASVTNPENWRLTRNGEDASQHLAQVTLLLNQTSDEYEAVITFDAPLDAGSYQLTALDSIRDVDGVPIDGDSDGHLGGDFSRAFSVFPQYSNVEVFVASGLIPLAEPPFVQWHSGDGGNDHAYEFVADTLDWHDANADATTRERPMGFTNGHLATISSAAENGFFGAALPHSQALIGFTDEAREGEWRWIDDTDGIWQDPNEFAAPIQTAYTAWGHNQPSSDEGSGGEDFAHIHYSQVGDWNDVDDAVFPYLVEYDPLPVLLAPDPISEAEHLSFDVPQLVVSFSEELDTAAGSLNPHSPTNLANWTLSRNGVDVSSRIAAIDWLFNPDRNRYEAVLSLDAPLGAGAYLLTARDGIHDLAGNALDGDYDGEPGGDFTRTFYIGNASPSADAGGPYAIAEGESLQLDASGSTDPDEGQALIYSWDLNGDGDYSDASGVGPLLSWAELTALGIADVGTYALRLRVTDDAGAASDADTTVTITNAAPSNLQLDPLEAYLEGSEVVLTGRFDDPGQGDSHTVSIDWGDGQTTALPVALGARNFSVAHSYLDNNPAGYFTAQVTVSDDDGGETTASQDIFISNADPTIVDLIATPNAVDEGSTVTVTGRIADPSFDVLNGLTARYDFNGDVADLSGFGNDGTVFGPVPTADRFGIPDGAFLFDGEDDYIQLPESSAFDSTDYSVSLWFRAESTPAQAGMLISKGQNNVEIHTAGHTGATSMTFLPRYGGGQDWHTETDAYALHEWTHVVAVYRSATEVRFYVNGAEVPLFGPTVAENAPDNPLHARLGMRTDNTLAFHGAIDDVRIYSRALSTSEAAGLFTLVPSVDTHSVVIDWGHGTTSDAVVDAVAHTFTATHMYLDDDPSGTPADVYTISATVNDDDGGSGAAATDVTVANVAPTVAITAIPIVINVGQPFTLQALADDPGKLDTIAFHWQVTRNGQSVAVGAGESFTFTPLESTAYLFTLTGVDDDGGIGTAQSVLEAGPCALPGDTNGDCSVGVVDLNNVRNHFGETGLGVVDLSFNAPAPGTLLDKDSVGTGFTHRLPGTGDNLPVTDPNMDLEPGINGRLLLKSTQSNANGGLNLAVLEAPGVFQEGIAQDDLNLTATFRNVQVPNSGDNLTLYAGTAWDNAVRVGFHDSNVYHLAINRGGVDEILYSTAINAFAPGDDVTLTLSRRAGKWSVSWQNQAHPVASGESPSFELPWLNVESNLYLGVQHASPTTAVQQTATIDSFTLDILRPIPGDSNGDFIVDLNDLNAVRNNFGTSFPSPQAGFSVAGPPRVTAVEANRVQVQRDATDAVFARMATDAMQSGWMDAGLERLAFPAQRRGKLRR
- the cas3u gene encoding type I-U CRISPR-associated helicase/endonuclease Cas3 — protein: MTCNRLPSVEFDEAFRRLTGNAPFPWQCSLYNEWFLHGKIPSGCDIPTGLGKTSVIAVWLIALANGANLPRRLVYIVNRRTVVDQTTTEVEKLRAKIVESELDVGLRALCGVPLPDKEPPLAISTLRGQFADNREWSADPSRPAVICGTVDMIGSRLLFSGYGVGFKGRPLHAGFLGQDVLYAHDEAHLEPAFQHLLTAIKKEQGRCRDCSPFHVMELSATSRGEDSSVQEAIFRLTDEERSPPKLLPDDPTEPIHCAWHRLRATKSLALHRIEDEKKELADKIAQLAIEHTVSGSAVLIFVRTLDDVKKVYEKLTAKGSGIDANHVQTLTGTMRGWERDRMADPRRSDASPVFARFLKPPRKDAPEEEQWRIEPIGSAVYLICTSAGEVGVNLSADHMACDLSTFESMTQRFGRVNRFGNRKDTRIDVVYPATFDDKHPLTPARRATKELLERLNCDASPLTLSNLDAKQRQGAFAPKPMILPATETLFDAWALTSIRGKMPGRPEVADYLHGIAEWEPPRTRVAWREEVNLVVGDRLERYEPIDLLDEYALLPRELLSDASERVLRELDAMRDRLLGAVYPVWLVNDSGEVEVLTLEKLLSVDKKQATARIKDRTLLLPPSAGGLSSSGILDGASPHAYDVADKSNGDDDDRIRVLSDDAGYDTKTKGMRRVLSVELDLGGEGDEPRAWDWFKRRPLEGGRTAQRPVRWDVHVKDVVDHCDFILGRLKLPTDIKQAIHIAARLHDHGKRREQFQFGLGNRNYPERVLAKSGGAAVRFPETYRHEFGSIIDAAEEAEFQALTTELQDLVLHLIAAHHGRARPHFPLDEAYDPDHRPIISDAVATEVPRRFARLQRRYGRWGLAYLESLLRAADWAASAEPSEFESQSERQMQEVAP